In Synechococcus sp. KORDI-52, one genomic interval encodes:
- a CDS encoding phycobilisome rod-core linker polypeptide, translating to MNASLSPKFRFGAESKAADVSFSSPQATFGEKQAPLTNAEYLRQSCAQMHIPVGPRDHSECPYRVTFARYAPSDMEACHQAIEAAYRQVLGNAHVMDHERCGVLEAQFADGRLCAREFVRGLAKSELYKSRYFYKVSAYRGIELNFKHLLGRPPLDQQEVANAAAIQSEQGFDALVDAIIDSAEYTEVFGDHGVPYVRSFTSSSGMSMLNFVRIASLEKNFASSDRSKGNDSLIRSSLASGVSMAIDVPPAPEYVAVSPAWVGNKPPADYEKLWRGLALVGAAHIAGMLVNVVSQMLGIHALDRIPAMFLGL from the coding sequence ATGAACGCTTCTCTCTCTCCAAAATTCAGATTCGGTGCCGAGTCAAAAGCGGCTGATGTCAGTTTTTCTTCGCCGCAGGCGACCTTTGGGGAGAAGCAAGCTCCTTTGACGAATGCTGAGTACTTACGCCAATCATGCGCTCAGATGCATATACCTGTAGGCCCTCGAGATCATTCTGAATGTCCTTATCGGGTGACATTTGCTCGTTATGCGCCATCTGATATGGAGGCATGCCATCAGGCCATAGAGGCTGCATACAGACAGGTTTTAGGTAATGCGCATGTGATGGACCATGAACGCTGCGGTGTGCTTGAAGCGCAATTTGCTGATGGACGTCTTTGTGCTCGCGAATTTGTTAGGGGCCTCGCTAAAAGCGAACTCTACAAGTCTCGTTATTTCTACAAAGTCTCTGCATATCGCGGCATTGAGCTTAATTTCAAGCATTTACTTGGTCGACCACCCCTTGATCAGCAAGAAGTTGCAAATGCAGCTGCAATTCAATCAGAGCAAGGTTTTGATGCCCTGGTTGATGCAATCATTGATTCCGCAGAATATACAGAAGTTTTCGGTGATCATGGGGTTCCATACGTCCGCTCATTCACCTCTTCAAGCGGAATGTCAATGCTTAATTTTGTTCGAATTGCGTCTCTTGAGAAAAATTTTGCGAGTAGCGATCGATCTAAAGGGAACGACAGCTTGATCCGCAGCAGCCTTGCCTCTGGAGTGAGCATGGCCATTGATGTGCCCCCAGCGCCGGAATACGTAGCTGTTTCTCCTGCCTGGGTTGGAAATAAGCCCCCCGCTGATTATGAAAAGCTGTGGAGAGGCTTGGCTCTCGTGGGTGCTGCTCACATCGCTGGAATGTTGGTGAATGTGGTGTCGCAAATGTTGGGGATCCATGCCCTGGACCGTATACCTGCCATGTTCCTCGGCCTCTAA
- a CDS encoding MFS transporter, translating into MPPPLWLMALAVGVSVANPFYSQSLLPKIKGAFQLSPGTVLQAPMITQLGMALGFLLVLPLGDVREKRGLLTLLAIGMALACGSVLLAPSFGLLLCSCFALGMVALIPSLMPPYLTAITPEPTHGRMLGIILSGQFSGLLLSRSVSGWVAELWDWRLIYAFSAIVMLAIALLFRTRLPDVAPTSKTSYWRLQRAQINLWYRHPLLRRSCISQGLLFGSFMAIWSAIAIYLSSPPWQFGPAVIGSFGFIGLASITAAPIIGRLVDHLGPDRIVLTGVLCASGGFMLMGIHKQALSALALGLMAVDLGVQGSFIANQARIYSIDSAARSRMSSQLFLTCYLGAAACSTLISLFWSQWGWAGTCMFAITLMGLAIVVERPTWQPRTHE; encoded by the coding sequence GTGCCGCCGCCGCTTTGGCTCATGGCCTTAGCGGTAGGGGTGAGCGTTGCCAATCCCTTCTATTCCCAATCCCTGTTGCCAAAGATTAAAGGAGCCTTTCAGCTATCGCCGGGAACAGTCCTGCAAGCTCCAATGATCACGCAGTTGGGAATGGCATTGGGTTTTCTCCTTGTACTTCCTCTGGGTGATGTGAGAGAGAAACGTGGCTTACTAACGCTGTTAGCCATAGGCATGGCGTTGGCTTGTGGTTCTGTTCTGCTAGCACCAAGTTTCGGTTTGCTGCTGTGCAGTTGTTTCGCTCTTGGGATGGTTGCGCTGATTCCATCGCTTATGCCCCCTTATTTGACAGCTATCACTCCAGAGCCCACGCATGGCCGGATGTTAGGAATCATTTTGAGTGGTCAATTTAGCGGACTTCTTTTATCGCGTAGTGTTAGCGGCTGGGTTGCGGAGCTATGGGACTGGCGCCTTATTTATGCCTTCTCAGCCATTGTGATGCTTGCTATCGCTTTACTATTTCGAACACGCCTGCCGGACGTAGCTCCTACCAGCAAAACCTCGTACTGGAGATTGCAACGCGCACAGATCAACCTTTGGTACCGTCACCCACTTCTGCGTAGATCCTGCATATCACAAGGCTTATTGTTTGGCAGCTTCATGGCGATATGGAGTGCAATAGCCATTTATCTTTCAAGTCCACCCTGGCAATTTGGTCCGGCAGTAATAGGCAGCTTTGGATTTATTGGTTTAGCAAGCATTACGGCCGCACCGATTATTGGTCGACTTGTTGACCATCTAGGACCCGACCGAATCGTGCTCACAGGAGTGCTTTGCGCATCAGGCGGATTTATGCTGATGGGAATACACAAGCAAGCACTGTCTGCACTGGCCCTGGGACTAATGGCCGTTGACCTTGGGGTGCAGGGCAGCTTCATTGCCAACCAAGCTCGTATCTATTCGATCGATTCAGCAGCACGAAGTCGAATGAGCAGTCAGTTATTTCTCACCTGCTATCTGGGTGCAGCGGCCTGCTCAACGCTAATTTCTCTGTTTTGGAGCCAATGGGGGTGGGCTGGCACATGCATGTTCGCAATTACTCTGATGGGACTTGCAATTGTTGTCGAACGCCCCACATGGCAGCCGAGGACTCACGAATAA
- a CDS encoding EAL domain-containing protein: protein MIELYQTAKKEYLYSKKKSAKSLRFIWRTFIVASSALWILLFQDNLHRASAKYRREKEVHSGLIQLRLNQHRTTVKDWGHWDDMYEFALSGNEKFIEENVMHTSIAVDNQQLIFAKETKEPKDLKKAELKTELKKCLSKELHIFKTQKLPIMDSREIVCKTSERSYLGSITSVLKSDGRGPSRGFLIHLSSFERPSYNNSLNKTFKDIADNLVKHGHFIDGTISTDPLTVIDQKNNIKSTSLPAIYESTEKTLPLWLFINTCLWFISLICLAFARKMRMKSLINARELRSRSSVETSSVRSLITYSSVFIEKPTRNYWLAVINMSIEMPKTFCTNAESRRYANTILQARLKQDDGHIMAAQDKENNIIWVFQTYSSNESPCEVLKGILSSFEESVNSTTRTCVSAIVSQCNFTNIKGAIDNLTLISANICSAKTLQKVELVSESGNSEAEQIRAVQRLDYFVEQLVTKQEIGHKFENVYNIESAYQTPKKLVYKEILLLLPEEARDQISVGDFICSAEKNNLIHIIDIKMLKLAISILSNKPSHHLMIGINLSAKTFSEKKHFEEIIEILKLTSRPIRQKIIFEITETAFIEDSNVLKPRVQRIRDLDAKIAVDDFGSGYTSFAQIFNLDVDFIKLDLLYTQQLTNPDVDALVSFLKTYSKNRSSQLILEGIETLEQLEHWLSKDIHAFQGYYFD, encoded by the coding sequence GTGATAGAGCTATATCAAACAGCGAAAAAAGAATACTTATATTCAAAAAAAAAGAGCGCCAAATCCCTACGCTTTATTTGGCGTACATTTATTGTTGCTTCATCGGCGCTTTGGATCCTTCTTTTCCAAGACAATCTTCACAGAGCATCCGCAAAATACAGAAGAGAAAAGGAAGTCCATAGTGGCTTGATTCAGTTGAGACTAAACCAACACAGAACAACTGTTAAAGACTGGGGTCACTGGGATGATATGTATGAATTTGCACTTTCTGGAAATGAAAAGTTTATTGAAGAGAATGTAATGCATACGTCAATTGCAGTTGACAATCAACAATTGATTTTCGCAAAAGAGACTAAAGAACCCAAGGATCTCAAGAAAGCAGAGCTTAAAACAGAGCTCAAAAAGTGTTTAAGCAAGGAACTGCATATTTTTAAAACTCAAAAATTACCAATCATGGATTCCCGTGAGATTGTATGCAAAACATCAGAAAGGTCGTACCTTGGATCAATAACCTCAGTATTAAAATCGGACGGGAGAGGGCCATCAAGAGGCTTTCTTATACACTTAAGTTCATTTGAAAGACCAAGCTATAACAACAGCTTAAATAAAACTTTCAAGGACATTGCTGATAATCTAGTCAAACATGGGCATTTCATAGATGGAACAATTAGTACAGATCCTCTGACCGTTATTGATCAAAAAAATAATATCAAGAGCACTTCATTGCCTGCCATATATGAATCCACTGAAAAAACATTGCCATTATGGCTTTTTATTAATACCTGCCTATGGTTCATCTCTCTCATTTGCTTGGCATTCGCACGCAAAATGCGCATGAAATCACTAATCAATGCAAGGGAGCTTAGGTCAAGATCTTCTGTAGAAACATCAAGTGTAAGGTCGCTCATAACTTATTCCTCTGTTTTTATAGAAAAGCCAACAAGAAACTATTGGTTAGCTGTGATAAACATGAGCATAGAAATGCCTAAAACATTCTGCACTAATGCAGAGTCACGTAGATATGCAAACACAATACTTCAAGCTCGCTTAAAACAAGATGATGGACATATCATGGCCGCGCAAGACAAAGAAAATAATATAATTTGGGTTTTTCAAACCTACTCATCGAACGAATCACCTTGCGAAGTCCTAAAGGGGATCCTTAGTAGCTTCGAAGAAAGCGTAAACAGCACCACAAGAACCTGTGTTTCGGCAATTGTCTCACAGTGCAATTTTACAAATATAAAAGGAGCAATTGATAATTTAACATTAATCTCAGCCAACATCTGCTCAGCAAAAACTCTGCAAAAAGTCGAACTTGTTAGCGAATCAGGAAACTCCGAAGCGGAACAGATTAGAGCGGTGCAAAGGTTAGATTATTTCGTTGAACAATTAGTCACAAAACAAGAAATAGGCCATAAATTTGAAAATGTATATAACATTGAAAGCGCCTATCAAACCCCAAAAAAATTAGTATATAAGGAGATTCTCTTGTTACTGCCGGAGGAAGCAAGAGATCAAATTAGCGTAGGAGATTTCATCTGCTCAGCCGAGAAAAACAATTTAATTCATATTATTGATATAAAAATGCTTAAACTAGCAATCTCTATCCTATCAAATAAACCAAGCCATCACTTAATGATTGGAATTAACTTATCAGCCAAGACATTCTCTGAAAAAAAACATTTCGAGGAAATCATTGAAATCCTAAAACTCACTTCGAGACCCATAAGGCAAAAAATTATTTTTGAGATTACTGAGACAGCTTTCATTGAAGATAGCAATGTATTAAAGCCTCGGGTTCAGAGAATCAGGGATCTTGACGCAAAGATAGCTGTAGACGATTTTGGATCTGGATACACATCTTTCGCACAGATATTCAATCTAGATGTAGACTTTATCAAGCTTGACCTACTATACACACAGCAGCTGACGAATCCAGATGTAGATGCACTGGTTAGTTTCTTAAAAACATACTCTAAAAACAGATCAAGCCAATTGATATTAGAAGGTATTGAAACTCTTGAACAATTAGAACACTGGCTATCAAAAGACATTCATGCCTTTCAGGGGTATTACTTTGACTAA
- a CDS encoding CAAD domain-containing protein, whose product MATESNSGAERGLPFEDPLRVHSDQAETIKMASDDPAEISLQSGKDDPQPATQSSLDELMVYLQKGLNSLKGLNLNGFQQIYPVFLSILGAVIAALILVIASNILHSINHLPLIGDLLGGVLELCGLVVVSRFVLSNLLLQKKRADLFLRIATVKKELIGQ is encoded by the coding sequence ATGGCCACTGAGTCCAACTCTGGAGCTGAGCGTGGCTTGCCATTTGAGGATCCACTCCGGGTGCATAGCGATCAGGCAGAAACCATCAAGATGGCATCTGATGATCCTGCTGAAATCAGTCTTCAGTCAGGTAAAGATGATCCCCAGCCTGCAACTCAGTCAAGTCTTGATGAATTGATGGTTTATCTGCAGAAAGGTCTTAATTCTCTCAAGGGTCTCAATCTTAATGGTTTTCAACAGATCTATCCAGTTTTTCTGTCCATTCTTGGTGCTGTGATTGCTGCACTGATTTTAGTGATTGCGTCAAATATTTTGCATTCAATAAATCACTTGCCTTTGATTGGTGATTTGCTTGGTGGGGTTTTAGAGCTGTGTGGGTTGGTCGTGGTGAGCCGCTTTGTATTATCCAACCTCTTGCTCCAGAAAAAACGAGCCGATTTGTTTCTGAGAATCGCTACAGTGAAGAAAGAGTTGATTGGTCAGTAG
- a CDS encoding DUF1330 domain-containing protein yields the protein MAGTTTNPEAMGPFLQAFEVYLAKSRARLLCRDLKTDVRESNAGPLTVIIEFLSLAAVKAAYEPPSHQVMLGLRQPHSDVPLSTLKEGDHAGH from the coding sequence ATTGCTGGAACAACCACCAACCCTGAAGCTATGGGGCCATTCCTCCAGGCCTTTGAGGTTTACCTAGCTAAATCTAGAGCTCGCTTGCTCTGCAGAGACCTCAAGACGGATGTCCGTGAATCCAACGCAGGCCCTCTGACCGTGATCATCGAGTTTTTATCACTGGCCGCAGTGAAAGCTGCCTATGAGCCGCCTTCACACCAAGTGATGCTCGGGCTTCGACAACCTCACAGCGATGTTCCGCTTTCGACCCTTAAAGAAGGCGATCATGCCGGTCACTGA
- a CDS encoding Rieske 2Fe-2S domain-containing protein encodes MSHESVKNEYQPLVRRRDPKSLDLSRPWLSRLPLAWPVLNSVELQREKAIALQAFGLPLLLLRSADGTASAHIDRCPHRHVSFFSGNEPPRVVGDTVRCPFHYQEFNQKGHCVRSLHGEKGHAESLLNLPLLEEGGFLWLPMSDRLFDDRGHLAMPSEQIEAAREAICLPQEFEQLNNPARFHCHPLFDYRYPCGPWGITITSGIDHTHGFQVHGIARVVHRMRRWMGAETLSGMHMKCRDKERSVLVTYQQFSDSLQAYWKVGGAPNLWLNKIANGLFIAVLFVPEDSMATMTRGCIYIDPDVWGAMEFQPFLNRLRDLSIQNSEEDKPFIESQARFLDPGELPIGNASCNDAPVYHFFHYLEQMTGTPIDFGYAKVSAQEVVAKNFWSS; translated from the coding sequence TTGAGCCACGAATCAGTTAAAAATGAATATCAACCTTTGGTTCGTAGGCGAGATCCAAAGAGTCTTGACCTCAGCCGTCCCTGGCTATCTCGACTGCCACTGGCCTGGCCTGTACTGAATTCTGTAGAACTTCAACGTGAGAAGGCCATCGCCTTGCAGGCTTTCGGGCTGCCTTTGCTTCTGCTACGTAGTGCCGATGGGACAGCATCTGCCCACATCGATCGTTGCCCCCATCGCCACGTATCTTTCTTTAGCGGGAATGAGCCACCCCGTGTCGTCGGTGACACAGTGCGCTGCCCCTTTCACTATCAAGAATTCAATCAAAAAGGGCACTGTGTACGTTCTCTACACGGCGAAAAAGGTCATGCGGAATCGCTGCTGAACCTGCCTCTCCTGGAGGAGGGTGGATTTCTTTGGTTACCGATGAGTGATCGTCTATTCGACGATCGTGGACATCTCGCCATGCCATCAGAGCAAATAGAGGCCGCGCGGGAAGCTATTTGCTTACCTCAGGAGTTCGAGCAGCTAAACAATCCAGCTCGTTTCCACTGCCATCCGCTATTTGACTATCGCTATCCCTGTGGACCATGGGGAATCACAATTACTAGCGGAATTGACCACACGCATGGATTTCAGGTTCACGGGATCGCCCGAGTGGTGCATCGCATGCGTCGCTGGATGGGAGCAGAAACTCTTAGTGGTATGCATATGAAATGCAGAGATAAGGAGCGCTCGGTACTTGTCACGTATCAGCAATTCAGCGACTCCCTTCAGGCCTATTGGAAGGTTGGAGGAGCTCCGAACCTTTGGCTCAACAAAATTGCCAACGGATTATTCATTGCTGTGCTATTCGTTCCCGAAGACTCGATGGCGACAATGACGCGAGGCTGCATTTACATCGATCCTGATGTTTGGGGAGCAATGGAGTTTCAGCCATTTCTGAATCGTCTTCGTGATCTATCAATTCAAAATAGTGAAGAAGATAAACCTTTTATTGAAAGCCAAGCTCGTTTTCTTGATCCAGGTGAACTTCCGATCGGCAATGCCTCATGTAATGACGCTCCTGTTTACCATTTCTTCCACTATTTGGAACAGATGACAGGCACACCGATCGATTTTGGTTACGCAAAGGTTTCTGCTCAGGAAGTCGTAGCCAAAAACTTCTGGAGCAGCTGA